A genomic window from Nicotiana sylvestris chromosome 11, ASM39365v2, whole genome shotgun sequence includes:
- the LOC138881527 gene encoding uncharacterized protein: protein MVVGSMIIPKYSDPKTIYTPKGIQFDMLSEHGVNLTYMQAWRAKEKALQFLRGHPADSYNKLPNYLYILEKTYPGSVVKLKKTDDDCFLYVFVAICTSISGWEYCRPVVVIDETFLKSAYKGIMLTTSTMDAAGTILPLAYAVVDLENDTSWKWFFEQFKLAYGERPNMCVVSDRNESILKVRASTDYIYTVIDGVRRYIVCLENKKCSCGQFQFDELPCPHALAALRQRDESFEEYCSSYYTRANLLRTYEIPVNPLPDENKWNVSQHITEKVVNSPKGGKRQPGRPQKERYKIYDEINSKKYKVSCGNCGGEGHNKRSCKNAPKMK, encoded by the exons ATGGTAGTTGGTAGCATGATTATTCCAAAATATTCTGATCCTAAGACAATTTACACCCCAAAAGGCATTCAATTTGACATGTTGTCTGAACACGGCGTGAATCTAACCTACATGCAAgcctggagagcaaaggaaaaggcTTTACAATTTTTGAGAGGTCATCCTGCTGACTCCTACAACAAATTGCCTAATTATTTGTATATTCTAGAGAAGACTTATCCGGGGTCTGTAGTTAAATTGAAGAAGACAGACGATGACTGCTTCTTGTATGTATTTGTTGCGATTTGTACGTCAATCAGTGGTTGGGAATATTGTAGGCCAGTTGTAGTAATTGATGAGACCTTTTTAAAGTCAGCATATAAGGGAATAATGCTAACAACCAGTACAATGGATGCAGCAG GTACCATATTACCATTGGCATATGCTGTTGTTGATTTAGAGAATGACACATCATGGAAGTGGTTTTTTGAGCAATTCAAGCTCGCGTATGGTGAAAGACCAAATATGTGTGTTGTTTCGGATCGGAATGAGAGTATCTTGAAG gtgagggcttcaacagaCTACATCTATACAGTAATAGATGGTGTGAGGCGCTATATTGTTTGTCTTGAAAACAAGAAATGTAGTTGTGGGCAATTCCAGTTTGATGAACTACCTTGTCCACATGCTTTGGCTGCTTTAAGACAAAGGGATGAGTCTTTTGAAGAATATTGTTCTTCTTATTACACAAGGGCGAACCTCTTGCGTACGTATGAAATACCAGTAAATCCGCTGCCTGATGAGAACAAATGGAATGTGTCACAACATATAACTGAAAAAGTAGTAAATTCACCTAAAGGAGGGAAAAGGCAGCCAGGAAGACctcaaaaagaaagatacaaaatatatgatgaaataaattcAAAAAAGTACAAGGTTTCATGCGGCAACTGCGGAGGagaagggcataacaaaagatcttgcaagaatgcacccaaaatgaaataa
- the LOC104241171 gene encoding ubiquitin-conjugating enzyme E2-23 kDa-like has product MSSPSKRRDMDVMKLMMSDYTVETINDGITEFNVEFHGPKESLYEGGVWKIRVELPDAYPYKSPSIGFLNKIFHPNVDELSGSVCLDVINQSWSPMFDLLNVFEVFLPQLLLYPNPSDPLNGDAASLMMKDKNQYEQKVKEYCERYAKKENIVGSPKDESDEEISEEDFSGQSDSDDEVVGHADP; this is encoded by the exons ATGTCTTCTCCAAGCAAAAGAAGAGATATGGATGTTATGAAATT GATGATGAGTGATTACACAGTGGAGACAATAAATGACGGAATTACGGAGTTCAACGTGGAATTTCACGGCCCAAAAGAAA GCCTTTATGAAGGTGGAGTCTGGAAAATAAGGGTCGAGTTACCAGATGCTTATCCTTACAAGTCTCCTTCCATTGGGTTTCTCAACAAAATATTCCACCCCAATGTTGATGAGCT GTCTGGCTCTGTATGTTTGGATGTCATCAATCAGTCATGGAGCCCTATGTTTG ATCTCTTAAATGTATTTGAGGTGTTTCTGCCACAGCTTTTGCTATATCCAAATCCTTCGGATCCATTGAATGGTGATGCAGCATCTCTGATGATGAAAGACAAGAATCAGTATGAGCAAAAAGTGAAAG AGTATTGTGAGCGATATGCAAAGAAGGAGAACATTGTTGGCTCACCGAAAGATGAGAGTGATGAAGAGATTAGTGAAGAGGATTTCAGTGGACAGAGCGATAGTGATGACGAAGTTGTTGGACATGCTGATCCCTGA